A segment of the Streptomyces sp. ITFR-21 genome:
GGTGGCCGGCAACGCGCTGGTGACCAAGCCCGACACCGAGACCGCGCTCACCTCGTTGTGGGCCCGAGACCTGCTGATCGGGGCCGGACTGCCCGCGGACGCCTGGCAGATCGTGATCGGCGAGGGCCCGGTGGTCGGCCCGGCGCTGATCGAGCACGCCGACTACGTCTCCTTCACCGGCTCCACCACCACCGGCCGTGAGGTCGCCCGGCGCGCCGCCGGCCGGCTGATCGGCGCCTCCCTCGAACTCGGCGGCAAGAACCCCCTGCTGGTGCTGCGCGACGCCGACCTGGACAAGGCCGCGGACGGCGCGGTCCGGGCCTGCTTTGCCTCCGCCGGGCAGCTGTGCGTCTCCGTCGAGCGGCTGCTGGTCGCCGAAGAGGTCGCCGACGCGTTCCTGGCGAAGTTCGTCGCCCGCACCCGGGCGATCCGGCTCGGCACCGGTCTCGCCTACGGCGCCGGCATGGGATCGCTGGTCGGCGAGCGGCAGTTGGCGACCGTCACCCGCCATGTGGAGGAGGCCCGCGAGAAGGGCGCCACGGTCCTGGCCGGCGGCCGGCCCCGGCCCGACGTCGGCCCCTACGTCTACGAGCCGACCGTCCTCGACGGCGTGGTGCCCCCGATGGCCGTCTGCGCCGAGGAAACCTTCGGCCCGGTGGTCTCCGTCTACCGGTTCGGCGACGAGGACGAGGCCGTCGAGCGCGCCAACTCCGGTACGTACGGCCTCAACGCGAGCGTGTGGACCAAGGACGCCGCGCGCGGCCTGCGGATCGCCGCCCGGCTGCGCTCCGGCACGGTCAACCTCAACGAGGGCTACGCGGCGGCGTACGGCAGCATCCGCGCTCCCATGGGCGGCATGAAGGACTCCGGCCTCGGCCGCCGGCACGGCTCCGAGGGCATCCTCAAGTACACCGAGGCGCAGACCGTGGCCGTCCAGCGGCTGATGCCGATGGCGCCCGCGTTCGGCATGGACGACCAGAAGTACGCGTCCTTCCTCAACCGGTCGCTGCGGATCCTGAAGACTCTGCGTATCGGCTGAACCACCCGCCGTGACCCGACCACGGAGCTACCCCCGGAGGAACCTGTGGCACTCAAGGACGGCGAACGCGGCGCGGGGGGACACGGCGGCGCGATCGGCGACGGCGGGGACAGGGCGCCCGACGGCCGCGCCGACGGCTACGACTTCGACGTCCTCGTCGTCGGCTCCGGCTTCGGCGGCGCGGTCTCGGCGCTGCGGCTGACCGAGAAGGGCTACACGGTCGGCGTCCTGGAGGCCGGCCGCCGGTTCGCCAGGTCCGAACTGCCGAAGAACTCCTGGGCCGTCCGCGACTACCTGTGGGCGCCGGCCCTCGGCCTCTACGGCATCCAGCGCATCCACGTCCTCGGCAACGTCCTGGTGCTGGCGGGCGCGGGCGTCGGCGGCGGCTCGCTGAACTACGCCAACACCCTCTACGTGCCGCCCGCCGCGTTCTTCCGGGACCGCCAGTGGGGCCACATCACCGACTGGCAGCAGGAGTTGGCGCCCTACTACGAG
Coding sequences within it:
- a CDS encoding succinic semialdehyde dehydrogenase, whose product is MTESPQLPPPTADGNPVVPAGGRGPLDVVTPDLLARLTRGVVGSGKAVSHTPLTGGKLADLPETTLAEVAAAFDRARAAQHGWAATPVRRRAAVLLRFHDLLLTRQAEVLDLIQLETGKARLHAHEEVQSVAAAARHYGVKAPGYLGPKRHTGAIPVLTRAVELRQPRGVVGQIAPWNYPLELTVGDALPALVAGNALVTKPDTETALTSLWARDLLIGAGLPADAWQIVIGEGPVVGPALIEHADYVSFTGSTTTGREVARRAAGRLIGASLELGGKNPLLVLRDADLDKAADGAVRACFASAGQLCVSVERLLVAEEVADAFLAKFVARTRAIRLGTGLAYGAGMGSLVGERQLATVTRHVEEAREKGATVLAGGRPRPDVGPYVYEPTVLDGVVPPMAVCAEETFGPVVSVYRFGDEDEAVERANSGTYGLNASVWTKDAARGLRIAARLRSGTVNLNEGYAAAYGSIRAPMGGMKDSGLGRRHGSEGILKYTEAQTVAVQRLMPMAPAFGMDDQKYASFLNRSLRILKTLRIG